In the genome of Enterococcus sp. DIV2402, the window ATGAGTGAAGCTATTGACTTGCTCATTCGTGAAGCGTTATCTGAAGATGCCACTAATATTTTAGCCATGATGGATCAGGTGAGTCGTGAAACAGAATTTTTAGTTATGGATGAAGGCTTCACTTTAAGTCCGGATCTTTTAGCACACCACATTGAGGCAATTTATGAAAGTTCCAATAATTTATTGTTAGTGGCGTATAATGGGGAACAGCTTATCGGTACGGCATCGATTCGAGCAAGTGAGGAAAAACGAATTGCTCATATTGGTGAAGTTGGTATTTCAATTTTGAAAGACTATTGGGGAATGGGCTTAGGCAGTGTTTTATTAGAAGAAATAATTATCTGGGCGCAAGAATCAGCATCTATCCGTCGTTTGGAACTAACCGTGCAAACTCAAAATAAACGAGCTACCCATTTATATGAAAAATTTGGTTTTCAATTAGAAGCAACAATGAAACGTGGGGCTTTAGGCGACGATGGCCGCTTTTTAGATGTGTTATTGATGAGTTTAATGATTGATTGAATCGTATCTCCAAATAAAAACAACGCCAACTCAGCTTGGCGTTGTTTTTATTTCATCATGACCAATTTTTTTAACGGTTCCACGCCAAACTTTTTTTCTTGATGTAATAAAATATTGGCACATGCGCGACTATCTTCTAACGCATCATGGTGGTTATTTAATGGGATATCCAACAATTCACACATCGTATTTAATTTATGATTGGCTATTTCAGGATATAATTTGCGACTTGTTTTGACAGTACACAAAGAAAGGTAGTGGGGCTGTTTTAACCCGTAATACTCTAAACAACCTGTTAAAACGCCCGTATCAAAACCTGCATTATGCGCAACGATTAAACTATTTTCTTGATAATATTGCTCAATTTGCTGCCAAACTTCAGGAAATTTTGGCGCATGAACGACATCTTGTGGTCGAATGCCGTGGATTTGAATATTACGCCAAAAAAATTCAGTTTCTGGTTGAATCAAAGTATAATATTCGCCAACAATTTGACTATTACGAACCATGACTAATGCCAATGAACAGGCACTATGTCGTTGATAGTTTGCTGTTTCAAAGTCCATTGCGATAAAATTCATTTTTTTCACCTCTTATAAATCAACGGTTAATTCAATAGGACCAAGCGTACGTCGAAGAAATAAATGTCACGTAATCTTGCCAATTTGTTTTTCCTTACTGTATTCTAAACAAAAAAAGTGTAAGATAAAAGTAAGAACAATTATAAAGGAGCAAGTATATGAAAATTGGCGTTATCGGTTTAGGAGGAATCGCTCAAAAAGCGTATCTACCGACCTATGTAAAATTACAAAATCAAGCAACATTTTTTTTCGCTACACGTAACCCTGAGGTACAACAAGCATTAAAAGAAACCTATCAATTGCAACATATGAAAGCTAATCTGCAAGAGTTATTAGCAGAAAACATTGAAGCTTGCTTCATCCATACAGCGACGCATAGTCACTATGCTTTAGTTAAGGAATGTTTAGAAAATGATATTCATGTGTTTATTGATAAACCTTTAAGTGAGAATCTTGCAGAAGTTAGTGAATTGCAAGAATTGGCAGAACGCCGAAATAAACTTCTTATGGTAGGTTTCAACCGTAGATTTGCGCCAATGGTTGAAAAATTAAAAGCAATGCCAGATAAGCGTACAATCTTTTTACAAAAAAATATGGTTCACTCCGTACAGCCAACCGCATTTGAAATTTTTGACGTCTTTTTACATTTAGTTGACACGGCTGTTTATTTATTAGATGAGCCGATTATTTCGATGAGCAGTCGCATTCGCGATACGTCAGCTGGTATGGAGACAGCCTTTTTACAATTGGAAACGGAAAATACCACTGCAATGTTATCCATGGATTTAAAAAGCGGTGCTAGTCGTGAGCAGTATCAAGTAACTTCATCACAAGGGACAGCGGTTGTTGATAATTTGGTAACGTTACAAATATTCAATCAAAACCAACAAACGACACAGACTTTTGGCGACTGGGAAGTAACCTTGAGAAAACGAGGATTTGAACAGA includes:
- a CDS encoding Gfo/Idh/MocA family protein, translated to MKIGVIGLGGIAQKAYLPTYVKLQNQATFFFATRNPEVQQALKETYQLQHMKANLQELLAENIEACFIHTATHSHYALVKECLENDIHVFIDKPLSENLAEVSELQELAERRNKLLMVGFNRRFAPMVEKLKAMPDKRTIFLQKNMVHSVQPTAFEIFDVFLHLVDTAVYLLDEPIISMSSRIRDTSAGMETAFLQLETENTTAMLSMDLKSGASREQYQVTSSQGTAVVDNLVTLQIFNQNQQTTQTFGDWEVTLRKRGFEQMVELFLEAIQTKETAKLHQENIFVSHELCAKMLKQHEEQSN
- a CDS encoding 3'-5' exonuclease → MNFIAMDFETANYQRHSACSLALVMVRNSQIVGEYYTLIQPETEFFWRNIQIHGIRPQDVVHAPKFPEVWQQIEQYYQENSLIVAHNAGFDTGVLTGCLEYYGLKQPHYLSLCTVKTSRKLYPEIANHKLNTMCELLDIPLNNHHDALEDSRACANILLHQEKKFGVEPLKKLVMMK
- a CDS encoding GNAT family N-acetyltransferase, with translation MSEAIDLLIREALSEDATNILAMMDQVSRETEFLVMDEGFTLSPDLLAHHIEAIYESSNNLLLVAYNGEQLIGTASIRASEEKRIAHIGEVGISILKDYWGMGLGSVLLEEIIIWAQESASIRRLELTVQTQNKRATHLYEKFGFQLEATMKRGALGDDGRFLDVLLMSLMID